From the Calditrichota bacterium genome, the window AAGCAAAAAATGGTGAATTATCTGTACCTATCCATGCCAGTATTGATGGAGTTGTTACAGCTGTTGGAGAAAGTGTTGAGGTAACTAAGAAGTAGGAAGTGAGAAGTGAAAAATAAAACTGTAAAAATATTTTCTTCTTTTGAAGAGGAAAATGAAGCAGAACAAAAACGCCGAAGGCAAATGACGTCTGAGGAGAGAATGCGCGAGTTTTCTGTTTTGATGGATCGCAGATGGGGAAAAGACTGGCATTCAAAGCCCATTAAAAAAATCGTTTCTTATGAAAAAATAGAAAATGATTAATAATGTTTTTTTCTAATGACATGAAAGACCTGATTAACCTGTTTAGAAAACATGATGTAAAATATGCATTAGTCGGTGGATTTGCTGTAAATTATTATGGTTATGCCCGTACAACACAAGATATTGATTTTCTTCTTTATCCATCCAAACAAAATGCAAAAAAAATTATGAACGCCTTGACAGATTTTGGGTTTGGCAAAGCTGGAATCCCACAAAAATATTTTGAAGAATCTGGAAATGCAATTCATTTAGGAGCCGAGCCAAACCGGATTGACCTTCTGACTCATTTAGTTGGCATTAGCAATGACAAAATATTCGCTAATTTACAGCAAATAAACTTTGAAGGAATCGATATAAACATAATAGCATATTCTGATTTACTTGAAGCAAAACAAAAATCTAAACGGCTTCGGGACCAAGCAGATGCTGAAGAATTAAAAAACAAAAGAAATAAATAAGGAATATCAATGCAATCAGCTATAGGGCTTATCGAACTCACATCGATTGCCAAAGGATATGAAGTTGCCGACACAATGTTAAAAACTGCAAATGTGGATATCGTCTTTAACCGTTCCATTTGTCCTGGTAAATTTATGGTTATGGTTGGTGGTGATGTGGATGCTGTAACTTCCAGCGTTCAGGCAGGATTGGAAATTGGAGGACAGACAGTTGTTGATGAGTTAATTATCCCAAATGTCCATCCGGAAGTATTCCCTGCCATAAGTGGAACAAATATTATTGATTCTCCCGATGCTTTAGGCATTATAGAAACATTT encodes:
- a CDS encoding BMC domain-containing protein; protein product: MQSAIGLIELTSIAKGYEVADTMLKTANVDIVFNRSICPGKFMVMVGGDVDAVTSSVQAGLEIGGQTVVDELIIPNVHPEVFPAISGTNIIDSPDALGIIETFSVASIIEAADAAVKAANIQLIEIHLAMAIGGKGYVTLTGDVAAVTAAVEAGVEYIKAKGILVSKVVIPNPRKEILRDKI